One Stegostoma tigrinum isolate sSteTig4 chromosome 47, sSteTig4.hap1, whole genome shotgun sequence genomic window carries:
- the LOC132207451 gene encoding thialysine N-epsilon-acetyltransferase-like: protein MEGIARQLENSQPHHGEWGIPICFLPLSECFLLSDISDIPISHSGHIQAELRLCGGSARAKGSRSRWVLERTCGWEAVLCAKFDFDMAFSIREATAEDAVHIARMIKEQAEYENLSEQVTQTEEGLVQDGFTQGPYYKCLVAEVPVDRACRGHAAVGFALYFHGYGTWKGRSSYLEDLYVMKEAQGQGIGTALLQRVAEITLQNKCCHLNLVVRNENFPSVDFYQAKGAVDLTKLEGRHLFRFEQEQLAKLAGGKGQNVAASPSQ from the exons ATGGAGGGAATTGCCCGCCAGCTGGAGAATTCCCAGCCTCACCATGGAGAGTGGGGAATCCCTAT TTGCTTTCTGCCTTTGAGCGAATGCTTCCTGCTGTCTGATATTAGTGATATTCCCATTTCCCACTCCGGCCACATTCAGGCAGAACTGAGG CTTTGCGGTGGCAGCGCCCGGGCTAAAGGCTCCCGGAGCCGCTGGGTCCTAGAGAGAACTTGCGGCTGGGAGGCAGTGCTTTGTGCTAAGTTCGACTTTGACATGGCATTCAGCATTCGGGAGGCGACCGCGGAGGACGCGGTGCACATTGCTCGAATGATCAAG GAACAGGCAGAATATGAAAACCTTTCCGAACAAGTCACCCAGACTGAGGAAG GTCTGGTACAAGATGGATTCACACAAGGTCCCTATTACAAATGCCTCGTGGCAGAAGTCCCAGTGGATCGAGCCTGTCGAG GACACGCTGCTGTCGGCTTTGCCCTGTACTTCCACGGCTATGGGACCTGGAAGGGAAGATCCAGCTATTTGGAGGATCTCTACGTCATGAAGGAGGCTCAGG gtcaaggaATTGGTACTGCACTTCTCCAGCGAGTGGCAGAG ATCACATTACAGAACAAATGCTGTCATTTGAATCTTGTTGTCCGAAATGAAAACTTTCCAAGCGTTGACTTCTATCAGGCGAAAGGGGCTGTTGATCTGACCAAGTTGGAAGGGCGGCATCTGTTCAGGTTCGAGCAGGAACAGTTGGCAAAGCTGGCAGGCGGAAAGGGGCAGAACGTCGCGGCCTCTCCATCTCAGTAA
- the LOC125450424 gene encoding thialysine N-epsilon-acetyltransferase-like isoform X3 encodes MNKELAAYEKLADQVAQTTEGLVQDGFTQAPYYKCLVAEVPADQACRGHTLVGYALYFFSYVAWKGRAVYLEDLYVMEELRGQGIGSAFLRVVAEIALQNKCSLLNFVVLSANFPGIDFYQAKGAVDLTKLEGCHLFRFEQEQLAKLAAGKGQNVTAPPSQ; translated from the exons GAGCTGGCAGCATATGAAAAACTTGCAGACCAGGTGGCTCAGACCACAGAAG GTCTGGTACAAGATGGATTCACACAGGCTCCCTATTACAAATGCCTCGTGGCAGAAGTCCCAGCGGATCAAGCCTGTCGAG GCCATACCCTTGTCGGCTATGCGTTATATTTTTTCAGCTACGTGGCCTGGAAGGGCAGGGCGGTTTATTTGGAAGATCTCTATGTGATGGAAGAGCTTCGAG GTCAAGGAATCGGGAGTGCGTTCCTGCGCGTAGTGGCTGAG ATTGCATTACAGAACAAATGCTCCCTGTTGAACTTTGTCGTCCTGAGTGCAAACTTTCCAGGCATTGACTTCTACCAGGCGAAGGGGGCTGTTGATCTGACCAAGTTGGAAGGGTGTCATCTCTTCAGGTTCGAGCAGGAACAGTTGGCAAAGCTGGCAGCCGGAAAGGGGCAGAACGTCACGGCCCCTCCCTCTCAGTAA
- the LOC125450424 gene encoding thialysine N-epsilon-acetyltransferase-like isoform X4 encodes MMLPSMVLKHLYDYQPAQSGTRWIHTGSLLQMPRGRSPSGSSLSSYVAWKGRAVYLEDLYVMEELRGQGIGSAFLRVVAEIALQNKCSLLNFVVLSANFPGIDFYQAKGAVDLTKLEGCHLFRFEQEQLAKLAAGKGQNVTAPPSQ; translated from the exons atgatgttacccagcatggtgctGAAACATTTGTACGATtaccagccagctca GTCTGGTACAAGATGGATTCACACAGGCTCCCTATTACAAATGCCTCGTGGCAGAAGTCCCAGCGGATCAAGCCTGTCGAG CTACGTGGCCTGGAAGGGCAGGGCGGTTTATTTGGAAGATCTCTATGTGATGGAAGAGCTTCGAG GTCAAGGAATCGGGAGTGCGTTCCTGCGCGTAGTGGCTGAG ATTGCATTACAGAACAAATGCTCCCTGTTGAACTTTGTCGTCCTGAGTGCAAACTTTCCAGGCATTGACTTCTACCAGGCGAAGGGGGCTGTTGATCTGACCAAGTTGGAAGGGTGTCATCTCTTCAGGTTCGAGCAGGAACAGTTGGCAAAGCTGGCAGCCGGAAAGGGGCAGAACGTCACGGCCCCTCCCTCTCAGTAA
- the LOC125450424 gene encoding thialysine N-epsilon-acetyltransferase-like isoform X2, with protein sequence MERDCEQMQELAAYEKLADQVAQTTEGLVQDGFTQAPYYKCLVAEVPADQACRGHTLVGYALYFFSYVAWKGRAVYLEDLYVMEELRGQGIGSAFLRVVAEIALQNKCSLLNFVVLSANFPGIDFYQAKGAVDLTKLEGCHLFRFEQEQLAKLAAGKGQNVTAPPSQ encoded by the exons GAGCTGGCAGCATATGAAAAACTTGCAGACCAGGTGGCTCAGACCACAGAAG GTCTGGTACAAGATGGATTCACACAGGCTCCCTATTACAAATGCCTCGTGGCAGAAGTCCCAGCGGATCAAGCCTGTCGAG GCCATACCCTTGTCGGCTATGCGTTATATTTTTTCAGCTACGTGGCCTGGAAGGGCAGGGCGGTTTATTTGGAAGATCTCTATGTGATGGAAGAGCTTCGAG GTCAAGGAATCGGGAGTGCGTTCCTGCGCGTAGTGGCTGAG ATTGCATTACAGAACAAATGCTCCCTGTTGAACTTTGTCGTCCTGAGTGCAAACTTTCCAGGCATTGACTTCTACCAGGCGAAGGGGGCTGTTGATCTGACCAAGTTGGAAGGGTGTCATCTCTTCAGGTTCGAGCAGGAACAGTTGGCAAAGCTGGCAGCCGGAAAGGGGCAGAACGTCACGGCCCCTCCCTCTCAGTAA